In the Pygocentrus nattereri isolate fPygNat1 chromosome 19, fPygNat1.pri, whole genome shotgun sequence genome, one interval contains:
- the LOC108427150 gene encoding leucine-rich repeat and immunoglobulin-like domain-containing nogo receptor-interacting protein 3, whose translation MAAAQGLSWLGLSLALLALSVVCQSCPPRCDCVAQLRSVSCQRKRLSGVPEGIPTETRLLDLSRNRLRWVSPGDLAPYPRLEEVDLSENLISTLEPNAFASLQALRTLRLRGNQLKLVPMGAFARLSNLTTLDLSENKIVILLDYTFQDLRSLKHLEVGDNDLVYISHKAFTGLLGLEDLTIERCNLTSISGQTLSYLRNLVTLRLRHLSISSLEDQNFRKLSALRGLEIDNWSYLEYISPLCFQGLNLSWLSITYTNITAVPSASFRNLAYLTSLNLSYNPISVLEPWAFKDLIRLKELHMVSTNLQTVEPHALGGLRQIRVLNLSNNELVTLEERSFHSVNSLETLRVDGNPLSCDCRLLWILQRRRTLNFDGKMPVCAGPPEVQGNMLSSFTDSALFDYFTCQKPKIRNRKLQQVTAREGQSVSFLCRAEGEPAPAIIWISPQRRRITSKSSGRITVLPGGTLEIRYAQVTDSGTYICIASNAGGNDTYFATLTVKGQPLDSALFANRSLYAVDFNDTGLNSTRVFLKFTLDLTTILVSTAMGCITFLGVVLFCFLLLFVWSRGRGQRKNNFTVEYSFRKTEGPTTSGTSGGTRKFNMKMI comes from the exons ATGGCTGCCGCACAGGGCCTGAGCTGGCTGGGCTTGAGCCTGGCTCTGCTGGCCCTCAGCGTGGTGTGCCAGAGCTGCCCGCCACGCTGCGACTGTGTGGCTCAGCTGCGCTCCGTGTCCTGCCAGCGCAAGCGCCTGTCCGGCGTGCCCGAAGGCATCCCCACGGAGACAAGGCTGCTTGACCTCAGTCGGAACCGGCTGCGCTGGGTTTCACCGGGAGACCTGGCACCGTATCCACGGCTGGAGGAAGTAGACCTGAGCGAGAACCTCATCTCTACACTAGAGCCCAATGCCTTTGCCAGTCTGCAGGCCTTGCGCACGCTGCGTCTCCGTGGGAATCAGCTGAAGCTGGTGCCCATGGGTGCCTTCGCTCGCCTGTCGAACCTCACAACCCTAGATCTGAGCGAGAACAAGATTGTCATCCTACTGGACTACACCTTTCAGGACTTGCGCAGCCTCAAACACCTGGAG GTTGGTGACAATGACTTGGTCTACATCTCCCACAAGGCTTTTACAGGGTTGCTGGGTCTAGAGGATCTGACGATAGAAAGATGCAACTTGACTTCCATCTCTGGCCAAACACTGTCCTACCTACGCAACCTGGTCACCCTTCGACTACGTCACCTTAGCATCTCCTCCCTTGAGGACCAAAATTTCCGCAAGCTATCTGCTCTCAGGGGACTAGAGATTGACAACTGGTCGTACCTGGAGTACATATCCCCCCTTTGCTTCCAAGGCCTTAACTTGTCTTGGCTGTCCATTACTTACACCAACATCACTGCCGTTCCTTCTGCTTCTTTCCGCAACCTTGCTTACCTAACATCTCTTAATCTGTCCTACAACCCTATATCTGTCCTGGAACCATGGGCATTCAAGGATCTGATAAGGCTGAAAGAGCTGCACATGGTCAGCACTAACCTGCAGACAGTGGAGCCTCATGCTCTGGGTGGTCTGAGGCAGATCCGAGTGCTCAATCTGTCCAACAATGAGCTGGTCACTCTGGAGGAGCGCTCTTTCCATTCTGTCAACAGCCTTGAGACTTTACGAGTTGATGGGAACCCTCTTTCTTGTGATTGTCGGCTTCTCTGGATCCTGCAACGCAGACGTACCCTGAACTTCGATGGCAAGATGCCTGTGTGTGCTGGGCCACCTGAGGTACAGGGCAACATGCTGAGTAGTTTCACAGATTCAGCGCTGTTTGATTACTTTACCTGTCAGAAGCCCAAGATACGTAACAGAAAACTTCAGCAAGTGACGGCACGTGAGGGCCAGTCGGTGTCCTTCTTGTGTCGTGCTGAGGGTGAACCAGCACCTGCCATCATCTGGATCTCACCGCAGCGGAGAAGAATCACTTCAAAGAGCAGTGGCAGGATCACAGTCTTGCCAGGCGGAACTCTGGAGATCCGTTATGCCCAGGTGACCGACAGCGGCACATACATCTGCATTGCCAGCAACGCAGGTGGCAATGACACCTACTTTGCAACACTGACAGTGAAAGGACAGCCACTGGACTCGGCACTGTTTGCCAACCGCTCACTGTATGCAGTGGACTTTAATGACACGGGTCTGAACAGCACACGTGTCTTCCTTAAGTTCACTCTGGACCTCACCACCATCTTGGTGTCCACAGCCATGGGCTGCATCACCTTCCTGGGTGTGGTGCTCTTCTGTTTCCTGCTGTTGTTCGTGTGGAGCCGCGGAAGGGGCCAACGCAAGAACAACTTCACAGTGGAGTACTCCTTCAGGAAGACGGAGGGCCCCACTACTAGTGGAACCTCCGGAGGGACCCGCAAGTTTAACATGAAGATGATATGA